The sequence AATTATTGGTATCAGAGGTAAAGGAATCAGTGTTTTCAGTTTTACATGCAAACCAAAAGGACCATAATTCAAACTTAACCTGGCACCTTGTCACTCCATTTTTGGGTAATTCGtcaattaagggagtttttctgtccccagggtggATTttcaagaacttttttttttttgtggaaaaaacAGTTACTGTATGTGTTAgcgttaggttgtgttagctatgaaaacagatttgtgtctcagtgatgacattttaatacttgtccagtatgttgaaaattcaaatgtgccagaatttcactgttgtgggcttgtccccagcccagactttttaacttccctctacaataaagtaataaaatgcttaaattcattaaagctttactttgtattttctcatcataatttaaaaagacatatttcaaattcatatggtttatatgtGCAACTTGCACATTTCTATAGTTAAAtatggctgtccctcatacatctgtcattacatcacacccaacattttagagcaacaacgctttttcaaacaacaacaacatggttgccatggaaatgagaagtgcTCAGAGGCTCAGGAGCAGTCATGGCAGCAGTGTAACTTTTTCATGTCACaaatgtaatgtgaaggtttatatgtcctgatctgacaggatggttattacacatgtagtaatgtgaaggtttatatgtcctgatctgacaggatggttattacacatgtagtaatgtgaaggtttatatgtcctgatctgacaggatggttattacacatgtaagtcatgtgaaggtttatatgtcctgatctgacaggatggttattacacatgtaagtcatgtgaaggtttatatgtcctgatctgacaggatggttattacacatgtagtaatgtgaaggtttatatgtcctgatctgacaggatggttattacaagtcatcacCAAACAAGTTACTAGTTGAGTATTTTAGTGCAGAAAGAAAACATTTGTCTTTATTCACGTATatccattgtacattgtatgctagctaacaagttagctgaGCAAGTCTAAGTCTTGGCccactttttctccaaaaagtgaaagtTGTCATGACCACcacgtgtcattacatcacattttgctgttataactttgaaaaaagcatcataacatcacacttattttgtaggacgatcaaagctgtGCTAAGATGTTTGTTCCacaccacttaatagagcttttgaacaaggaaaaacagattttaaagtaattacctttttatttttttcaaaatttcaaaagccaaaagtgccccaaattgaagaatcaccctttTCCAGATCATAAGTATTTGCATGTGTGGTGACGTAGTATAAGGTTAATTGGATGGTGTGCTATAATTGACATGTGTGTTGGCACTGGGAAGGGCGGTGGTTTCACAGGTGATCTCCTCGCCCCCGGCATGATAGAGGTCTGGCCTGGTTAACAGAATATTCACCGAGGGAAaactagataaataaataaataaataaataaataaataaataaataaaacgaacCAGTAAACCTGCCCACTATGGGCAAGGTCAGGAATCACACAGCTGCCATCTACTGGTTGATCCGCAAATGGCTGCAGAAAGCCCGTCATTAATCTTCTAGACGTTTTACTTTCACGTTTAGTTGCATTTAACGTTAAATGGTTAAAACCCTGCAGGGAACTTCGCTCCGCGCTCCTGCAGCGACCTCCCTTCTCCTCTGCAGCTCCACAGAGACTCCGGGGGCGGTTTGGAGGAGTGTGCATTACACATCCCCCAGTTTAACGGTGCATATATAACATGTAACTGTTCGTGGGCTCTTTCTTTTACTGCCCTTATGAGAAAGGGATTCGGGTCCATTTAAACGGATTCTATCATCTGTGCATGACTTATGCATTGATGCATGCATGGGCCAGTTTGACCCAATGGGGCGTCGACGGCGCCGAACACCACCTATGGTTGGGTTTAGCAGGTTTCCGCTGGGAGCCAGGTTCGGGGCATGGCTAGTCCCCGGCCGCCGCGCCTCTTGCTATAGCTCGTACGCTCGCCGGACGCGTTCGGGATCTTCCAGGTTCGTTCTGAGGTCAAGCGTGTTTGCAGAGTGCACGTCCACTCCCGGATAGGTCCCGGCTCTCAGCCCAGGGTAGCGAACCGGAGGGCTCGGCACGCTCGGGGCTGAATGCACATCGGAATAAATatggttggggttttttttttctttttcttaaaccCGCTACCACGGAATTAGGGCAACCGCCGCGGTGCGAGATCTGTTTTCCGGGACTTTCTGCACGCAGCACAAGGTCCTCGGCGAGGCTCGGCGCGTAGGCAGAAAGAAGAACCCTCAGCCAGCCGGCGCTCGCTGCTCTCGGCGCTGATTGGTCGGCGTCCCAGCGAAGGCGGAAGTGCACCGGGGCAGGGGGATTCCCCGGGGGAAGTTCCCAACTCTAAAAACTCTGCGTAAAAATGTACATTCGCACCGAGCGCACCACATCCTCCCCTGCGCCTCGGATCCTCCGCACGTCGCCCGGACAGAGGAGAGAGCGCCCCGGCGTCGTCGCCTCCCGCCGCTCACCCCGCTTTTTCTCCGAATGACggtaaggagagagggagagggagagagggagagaccacTCACCCGCTCACCCGCTCGCTGGCTGCCGCCActcctgctgggggggggggggggctgtaaggCAGGCAGGTTGAATgagctggggagggggggggaggggggcagaaaaACCAAACTCTTTTGGCTTTTAAAAGTTGGCTTAAGGCGGACCGACCGGGACACGGAGCTGCTGCCAGACGCGTGGAGACGGTCGCTCCGCTGCTGCGCCTCGTCCCGGCGTGGCTGCTTCCTAAAGCTGACAAAGCCGCatgctgcagaggatgctgggcggctgtgtgtgtgtgtgtgtgtgtgtgtgtgtgtgtgtgcgtgtgtgtgtgtgtgtgcgtgtgtgtgttgcagtcaaGTGACATCTGTGGTGTTTATTAAAGTGGATTAAGCGGATAATGACTCGGAGGTCAGCCTGCCCCTTCGAGGTCGTCTCGGGATCCACACGGTCCTGTTCATCATGGAGAAGAGCCCGGTTTGACTGAAGAAGAGCCCGGTTAGACTGAAGAAGGGCCCTGTTAAACTGAAGAAGAGCCCGGTTAGACTGAAGAAGAGCCTGGTTAAACTGAAGAAGAGCCTGGTTAAACTGAAGAAGAGCCCGGTTAGACTGGAGAAGAGCCCGGTTAAACTGAAGAAGAGCCCGGTTAAACTGAAGAAGAGCCCGGTTAGACTGAAGAAGAGCCCGGTTAGACTGAAGAAGAGCCCGGTTAAACTGAAGAAGAGCCCAGTTAAACTGAAGAAGAGCCCGGTTAGACTGGAGAAGAGCCCGGTTAAACTGAAGAAGAGCCCGGTTAAACTGAAGAAGAGCCCGGTTAAACTGAAGAAGAGCCCTGTTAAACTGAAGAAGAGCCTGGTTAAACGGAAGAAGAGCCTGGTTAAACTTAAGAAGAGCCCGGTTAGACTGAAGAAGAGCCTGGTTAAACTGAAGAAGAGCCCGGTTAGACTGAAGAAGAGCCCAGTTAGACTGAAAAAGGGCCCTGTTAAACTGAAGAAGAGCTTGGTTAAACTGAAGAAGAGCCCGGTTAAACTGAAGAAGAGCCCGGTTAGACTGAAGAAGAGCCCGGTTAAACTGAAGAAGAGCCCGGTTAAACTGAAGAAGAGCCCGGTTAAACTGCACGGTGTGATGCTGCTTTTTGATGGCTGtcagttgtgtttgtttgtttgtttgtttttttctgaattTTTAAAACGTGACATCTGGAGGAAGAAAGAACAAAACCGAGCACAGCCTCATCCGACTCCACACAAACCCCACGTCGCCTGTGAACGAAGTGCTCATCGTTTCACCTGAGCCCCCGGGAGCCACACGAAGCTGTTTATTGAACTGTGAATTGATCAAGACGTTTTAAGGACCCTTTACCAAGCCTTTGCTGCTGACCACCCCTTTCTCGAAGAGCCAGAGAAGGCGTCGTAATGCCCAGTCAAAGCATTATTACTTAAATGATGGCTCATGTGAGGAGCTCATCGTGTTGGTGTGGTAACGTTGACTTCCCATCCACACTGCTCCCGTGTTAAGGAAAGAGGAGGGTATGTTTCCAGGTTGCACAATATGGTCCTTGCATCAGCAGATAGAATTGAGTAATGTCGACGTGATGACTCTACTCTATCAGTTCTTGGCCATCATTTTTGGCTTCACAGTTCATAAAGGCGCCTGTGCATACCTTTTATAGCAAAAACACTACGAAGGGCGCAGTTATCAAACATTTCCCGTTGTGTTCCTCTGTTGCGTCTGCTTGACCGAATGGCATCGAGAAATGCTGGCCTTCTTTAAAGCGGGTTTCCTCAGGCAGTCACATCGGAATGAGTTTAAGCAACTGGTGGCACCGTGTTTCAAAACCCTGACTGTGTTGTTTCACACACAGGGCTCATGTCTGCTGTGTCAGTGATGATTGTGGAGCACACGGCATGGAGAGGAACATTGGAGACCAGCTCAACAAAGCTTTTGAAGCTTATCGCCAGGCCTCCATTGAGAAAGACAATGCTAAAAAGGAGCTACAGCAAATGGTAATATGGAGGGAAATCCAAATGTTTAAAAATGACCCAAACAAGAAACTAATGAATAATTCACTCCAACTTGTCAAAATACAGCTGGCTTTGCTAGTTTCACAAATCAAGCGTCATATACACGTCTGTTTTTTTCTGGGTAAAAATGTCAGTGAAGCTGATAATGCCATAACAAGTCTACTTTTTACAGACTGAATACTATGAGCGCTACACGCAAGAACTTCAGAAGCAGATAGAGCACCAGCAGCAGTTAATCTCGGATCTCGAAGCTCAGCTGATATTAACAAAAAAGCAGCCGTCAGGTGAGTGAGATACGCCAGAAGGATTGTCCTCTCGTTTGTTTGAAATGCAACAAGTCTTGCAGTGCATTCTGCACGGTGACCGTCAGACCAGGACTTTGTTTGATGAAAAGGTGTTTTGTTGCCTCGTTTCCTTACGTCATCGATGTCATGTTGCCCCTTTTTCACCAAGCTGTACTTCCTGCGTGATGGCAGGTAGTGTCTGACTGTCAGTTAAGTTGCATTGTCTTTGGGTTCCTAGGAGAGATGAAATGTGAGCTGGCTCCtagaaaacaggaagaaaaaatgtTGCTGCCTTGCAACCATCTGCTCGATGGAACTGGCGCCTTACGGAAGATACAGTACCTGGTATGTTCAGTGTGGCTGTGCGTCGCCCATGTTGGCCCTGTACATTTCCAAGTGTGGTAAATGCAATATTACTTCTTGCATGTATTGTTTTTTCCAGATAACATTGGAAATCGGCTCCTACTCGTACACTTAAACACACATGTAGTGTAGGTTAAGCTACGTCAAAAGTCTGAAGTTACACGCTACCCTTTTTACTGTCAGTTGAGGAAGTCAAATTACATCAGAGGTGCCATCTAGAGAAATGTCTTTTTGGTTACACAAGTCAGTTTCAAAAAGTAGTCCAAACTACTtggtacatttatatatatatatatatatatatgtgtgtgcgtcttTAATGTCACACAAAACAGGTACTTGCAAAAAACCACCATCAGGGAATGTTCACTGTGGCTTTAATGTTCATTGTATGCTAGCTGCCTGCTAAACACCAGTGACTGAATGCAAATGCTAAGCAAATAGCCTGGCCGAGGTGCTTCACCTTCTCCGCCGATAGAAATCCACGGAACCTTATCTGCCAAACATTACTGGACCGAAATCCAAACCAAATAAACCCAACATGGGTTTCCTCTTGCCAACAGAATAGGAACTGCCGGGTGGAAGTAAACTTCAAATAAACAAACGAGTGAAAGAAACAAAAAGGAAATTAATCAAAAATGAAAACAGAGGCCGAATCAACACACGAGAGGCAGGGATTTAAAAAGAATAATTAAGGttgaaaaatgcacacacacacacacacacacacacacacacacactgtgctgcACAGTGTGCTGCACAGTGTGCAGCACCTGCTGCTTCTGCCTTCGTGATTTGTCACGTTTGATCATTTTGCGACAGTTGTTCTCAAACTATTGCACGCGCACCAGAGCGCCCCTAGGTGGTACGGCGGATAACTGGACATTTTGCCGTATACTCGGAGAAATTGGCAAAGCCTAATCAGAACTATTACAATATTTGAACATTCTCAGTTTGGCATCCTCTTGACCAGCATAGTGGAAGTATAATCTTGTTATTAGAGTGTACTGATGCAGCTACGGTCGTGTTTGTCAGCAGGGAAATCTTATTTACAGCGGTGCTTTTTGCTTTTTTCATGATGACAGGTTGTAGTTTgttagagttgtgtgtgtgtgtgtgtgatttttctGTGGCTTTGTAACTTGGGGGCTTGTAGGAGATACATGGGTCTTCCGGTTGGATCAGAGGTGATGCTTGGTCCAAAATGTTAGAACcacgacacaattggccatgtcagcaggtgggaaactggatgtgggtatgtgtcctggtcgctgcactagcgcctcctctggtcagtcggggcgcctgttcaggggggagggggaactggggggaatagcatgatcctcccacacgctacgtccccctggtgaaactcctcactgtcaggtgaaaagaagcggctggtgactccacatgtatgggaggaggcatgtggtagtctgcagccctccccggatcggcagagggggtggagcagagaccgggacggctcggaagagtggggtaattggccgggtacaactggggagcaaaagggggggaaatccaaaaaaaaaagacaatgttTGAGAGCCACTGTTGTGTAAATGCTGCGAGTGCGTTGCATCAGTAAACATGGCTGCAGCCTAACTCTTCAGCGTAGGTCACATTTTGATGGATTCTTACAGAAATCTTTAAAACATGCTTCCTGTCACCCATCTGCACATAATTTGCAAATGGGTGAAGTTTGTACATAATTCAGTACACAATGGCTTATCTGTTCCCTCTGTGGCGAGGAAACATGTTCGGTGTTGTCGTTCAGTGTATGTTATATATTGTGCTTTGATTTTAGTTTACCGTCCTTGTGCACCCAACTCTGAAACAGCTACTACCGCAGGTTGTTTCTTCAAACTTTACTCTTGCTTTACTGGAGCACAATATGAGTCTCTCCAGTAATAATGTGATGCTCAACTGATCCCCTGTAGGTAAATTCTCTTTCCACGTGTCATGCTTCAAATAGCCCAGAGTGCCGTGCCTGTTAGAGAGCGCCTGCCGTCACGGGCCTTAAACCCCGGCCGTCGGTTCAAACGAcggttaccctgaccagccaacCCTGCAGCTTTTAAGACTTCTCCCAGATTCCACGTTTCCCTTTCTGCTGACCTGAGTGACCACGAGGACCTTGTATATAAGGATGTTAACGGCTGGAAGAGAAGCCAAGCCTGTGTTTAGCCACACAGaaggctcgctcgctcgctcgctgtaGGAACGACTACAGTAGCATACACCCTCACTGTTGGGCTGTGGTGAGGAAAACAGTCTTCGGTCTCATCTCGGTACACTAAAACCAGACTTAACATCACACGCGTTAACATCCAGTACGTGTAATTACATGCAGCGATTCCAGACAGAGCTCTAAcatcacttggggggggggggggatggagggagttCTGCTCTGCATCAACAGATGGTGCTAGAGGATAACATCCCTGCACCATCCAGCGCTCGCTGGCCTCGGCTGCAGTCTGACACGATTCTCTGTGCAGGGGGACTCCACTACAGTAAATGAATGTATAACCATTAACCGGTGCACACCTGCACTTCTTGTTAAATAGAAATTGTGGATTTACTTGCAATCAGTgacttgatttttcttttttcttttctttttcgcacatgcacatgcaattGTCATTTGTCTATTTTTCAGAAGGAGAATATGGAAACTGCTGTGGTTGTTCCTCCTAAATTACCAGTAAACAACAATATTGACAAGTATGTGTCTCTCCTTGCATACCAGTCAGTTTCTCATGTGCGTTATTGCTAAAAAaggtttttcttcttcctcttcttcttctcatctttctgtcttttgttTCTCAGCCGAGACATGCTTGAGGCGTTTGAAGCAATTCAAGGGAAATTCCAGCAGATACGGTCATTAACGAGAAGACAGAAAGATCATCTTAAAAGATTTCACGGGGGAAATGATACGTCGTTTGGTAATGTCAACGTTTACCGGCTCAGGCGACAGCTCAGTATTCGCTGCAGTCGCACACGAGCCAAACCTAAAACCAGTTCTTTTTTAATTCAGTTACTGCAGAGGAAGCGTGTTGACCTGCACTTGCTTTGGTTATGTCATGACACATTGTGAGATTACCTGCTTTTGCTTTCTTCTTGAATGCAATTAGAGCACAACACCTTAACCAGAACCTCCTGTACATCAGTGCCTCGTTGCCCACGTGAACCGTGGCCGGCCACCTGTGTGAAAACGCAGCCTATAAACACGTTTGATTATCCCCCTGTCGAATGCAGTGTACTGCTCTGGACATTAGTTATACGTATAATTATGTTATGTTTATTTTGTCCAGTTCAGGTCTTCAGTAAAAGATTAGGAAACATAATGAGGGCGTGTGGGTGAtgtggcagtctgttccattgcctgcagacacaactggccgtgtgtgtctgcgggtgggaagccggatgtgggtgtgtgtcctggtcgctgcactagcgcctcctctggtcggtcggggtacctgttcgggggggaactggggggaatagggtgatcctcccacgcgctacgtccccctggtgaaactcctcactgtcaggtgaaaagaagcggctgatgactccacatgtatgggaggaggcatgtggtagtctgcagccctccccggatcagcagagggggtggagcagagaccgggacggctcgcagagcggggtaattggccaagtacaactggggagaaaagaaaaaatcaCAAACGAAAATATAATGGGAGGTGAGAATTACCTTGACGTTTTTTCTTGTTGCGCACAAGTTTGAGAAT comes from Lampris incognitus isolate fLamInc1 chromosome 11, fLamInc1.hap2, whole genome shotgun sequence and encodes:
- the tank gene encoding TRAF family member-associated NF-kappa-B activator isoform X2 — its product is MERNIGDQLNKAFEAYRQASIEKDNAKKELQQMTEYYERYTQELQKQIEHQQQLISDLEAQLILTKKQPSGEMKCELAPRKQEEKMLLPCNHLLDGTGALRKIQYLKENMETAVVVPPKLPVNNNIDNRDMLEAFEAIQGKFQQIRSLTRRQKDHLKRFHGGNDTSFDQGFSMPIQCTDGTAEQAERSFPSGLRSPVEIPHPSTCLASRGASPEDRDLVESLTKLSVKFPPAADSEYEFLHSAPERPGVLAMPRVRPLGCVPAEVREETPGELTVPFVYPPSPSHATSSSTSLSQESVRGPQQCSVCLCLCCAASLEPRAV